One window from the genome of Lathamus discolor isolate bLatDis1 chromosome 8, bLatDis1.hap1, whole genome shotgun sequence encodes:
- the MEX3B gene encoding RNA-binding protein MEX3B — MPSSLFADMERNGSGGGGGGGGGGGGGETLDDQRALQIALDQLSLLGLDNDETGSIYDSEPRKKSVNMTECVPVPSSEHVAEIVGRQGCKIKALRAKTNTYIKTPVRGEEPLFVVTGRKEDVAMARREIISAAEHFSMIRASRNKNTALNGTVPGPPNLPGQTTIQVRVPYRVVGLVVGPKGATIKRIQQQTHTYIVTPSRDKEPVFEVTGMPENVDRAREEIEAHIAMRTGGIIELTDENDFHANGTDVGFELNGTGSLWSKPTPPSITPTPGRKPFCNYRNDSSSSLGSASTDSYFGGGTGGGGGARLADYSPPSPALSFTHNGNNNNNSGSANGYVYGGGGGDVLSSPDCCSELPFDSPPGFDLAPAPPPGAALLWPQFERGPAAPPSPAPSPAAAFPGAAPANANLALLVSGPRRGGGAPPPARLSPPLHGGAAGPEHPLARRVRSDPGGRLLAGSYPLYGNGLGAHLPGLPSDSSGSSSSSSSSSSSSSCSSSGVRRKGSRDCSVCFESEVIAALVPCGHNLFCMECANRICEKTEPQCPVCHSAVTQAIRIFS, encoded by the exons ATGCCCAGCTCGCTTTTCGCAGACATGGAGAGGaacgggagcggcggcggcggcggcggcggtggcggtGGTGGCGGGGGAGAGACCCTGGATGACCAAAGAGCCCTCCAGATCGCCCTGGATCAGCTCTCCCTGCTGGGGCTGGACAACGACGAGACGGGCTCCATTTACGACAGCGAGCCTCGGAAAAAGAGCGTGAACATGACCGAGTGCGTCCCGGTGCCCAGCTCGGAGCATGTCGCGGAGATAGTGGGGAGACAAG GTTGTAAAATCAAAGCTCTGCGGGCAAAGACCAACACCTACATCAAGACCCCAGTTCGCGGGGAGGAGCCGCTCTTTGTTGTGACGGGCAGAAAGGAAGATGTGGCCATGGCCCGCAGGGAAATCATCTCAGCGGCCGAGCACTTCTCCATGATCCGAGCATCACGGAACAAGAACACAGCCCTGAACGGCACTGTCCCCGGCCCCCCGAACCTGCCCGGCCAAACCACCATCCAGGTGCGGGTGCCTTATCGTGTGGTGGGCTTGGTTGTGGGGCCCAAGGGGGCCACCATCAAGCGCATCCAGCAGCAGACGCACACCTACATTGTGACCCCGAGCCGGGACAAGGAGCCAGTCTTTGAGGTGACGGGCATGCCCGAGAACGTGGACCGGGCCCGGGAGGAGATCGAGGCGCACATCGCTATGCGCACCGGCGGCATCATCGAGCTGACGGACGAGAACGACTTCCACGCCAACGGCACGGATGTGGGCTTCGAGCTAAACGGCACGGGCAGCCTCTGGAGCAAGCCCACACCACCGAGCATCACGCCCACCCCAGGCCGCAAGCCCTTCTGCAACTACCGCAACGACAGCTCCAGCTCGCTGGGCAGCGCCTCCACCGACTCCTACTTCGGCGGCGGCacggggggcggcggcggcgcccgCCTGGCCGATTACAGCCCCCCGAGCCCGGCGCTGAGCTTCACCCACAACggtaacaacaacaacaacagcgGCAGCGCCAATGGCTACGTgtacggcggcggcggcggcgacgTCCTCTCCTCCCCGGACTGCTGCTCCGAGCTGCCCTTCGACTCGCCGCCCGGCTTCGACCtggcgcccgccccgccgccggggGCCGCGCTGCTCTGGCCGCAGTTCGagcgcggccccgccgcgccccccTCGCCCGCGCCCTCGCCCGCCGCCGCCTTCCCGGGCGCGGCGCCCGCCAATGCCAACCTGGCGCTGCTGGTGAGCGGCccccggcgcggcggcggcgccccGCCCCCGGCGCGGCTCTCCCCGCCCCTGCacggcggcgcggcggggcccgAGCACCCGCTGGCGCGGCGGGTGCGCAGCGACCCCGGCGGGCGGCTGCTGGCCGGCTCGTACCCGCTGTACGGCAACGGGCTGGGCGCGCACCTGCCGGGGCTGCCCTCCGACTCGTCCGGCTCCTCCTCCTCGTCCTCCAGCTCCTcgtccagctcctcctgctcgTCGTCCGGCGTGCGGCGGAAGGGCAGCCGCGACTGCTCGGTGTGCTTCGAGAGCGAGGTGATCGCGGCGCTGGTGCCCTGCGGCCACAACCTCTTCTGCATGGAGTGCGCCAACCGCATCTGCGAGAAGACGGAGCCGCAGTGCCCCGTCTGCCACAGCGCCGTCACCCAGGCCATCCGCATCTTCTCCTGA